The Candidatus Zixiibacteriota bacterium genome includes a window with the following:
- a CDS encoding sugar transferase, with protein MNSNVKKIILMLTGQVGSALLSAVSLAVVLTLTGRLGLYLWGMIGALVVLRILNQILRKPRPVLITHSIAMRSRRVIENELLITAGFMATIYLVGWPIDRFTLGLFAAVNITLNLLLMLGARLFLSIMGERARTSWKTGYEKQALVIGTGPRARKAADMVLDSPEMQTLLIGFIDPRNKGLWRYRDVPFLGKLDALREIIATCQIDAILIAVEPDDLKYVQPAFDVAEQMGVTICFMPEMFGPKLARVRPGFLKGLPILMYRAVPECRTRLFVKGLMDRIGALVGVILSAPLMLAAAIAIKLDSRGPVLFKQVRSGLNGKPFSFYKFRTMVCNAEDLKEELKEHNEMSGPVFKIKDDPRITRVGRILRKYSIDEFPQFFNVLKGDMSLVGPRPPLPKEVAEYEPWQHRKLSVRPGVTCLWQINGRNKIDFEDWMKLDLEYIDNWSLWQDAKILARTVPAVLKTDGAS; from the coding sequence ATGAACAGCAACGTCAAGAAGATCATTCTCATGCTTACCGGCCAGGTCGGCTCGGCCCTCCTGTCGGCGGTGTCGTTGGCAGTAGTGCTGACTCTGACCGGTCGGCTCGGCTTGTATCTCTGGGGGATGATCGGCGCTTTGGTTGTTCTGCGAATTCTCAACCAGATCCTCCGTAAACCGCGTCCGGTTTTGATTACCCATTCAATCGCCATGCGCTCTCGTCGGGTGATCGAAAACGAATTGCTGATAACGGCCGGATTCATGGCGACGATCTATCTGGTCGGTTGGCCGATTGATCGTTTTACTCTCGGCCTTTTTGCGGCGGTCAATATAACGTTGAACCTGCTGTTGATGCTCGGCGCTCGATTGTTTCTCTCAATCATGGGCGAACGCGCTCGAACATCCTGGAAAACCGGTTACGAGAAACAGGCGCTGGTGATCGGGACCGGCCCGCGAGCTCGTAAAGCAGCCGATATGGTTCTCGATTCACCCGAAATGCAAACGCTCCTGATCGGTTTCATCGATCCGCGCAACAAGGGACTCTGGCGTTATCGCGATGTCCCGTTCCTCGGCAAGCTCGATGCTCTCCGAGAGATTATTGCCACCTGCCAGATCGACGCGATCCTGATTGCGGTGGAACCGGACGATCTCAAATATGTCCAGCCCGCCTTCGATGTTGCCGAACAGATGGGAGTGACGATCTGTTTCATGCCTGAAATGTTCGGCCCCAAACTGGCCCGGGTCCGGCCCGGTTTTCTCAAGGGTCTCCCGATTCTCATGTATCGCGCTGTCCCGGAATGCCGGACACGGCTGTTCGTGAAAGGACTGATGGATCGAATCGGCGCTTTGGTGGGAGTCATTCTTTCGGCGCCGTTGATGCTCGCTGCCGCGATCGCTATCAAGCTCGACTCGCGCGGGCCGGTGCTGTTCAAACAGGTGCGCTCCGGTCTTAACGGCAAGCCGTTTAGTTTTTACAAATTCCGCACGATGGTCTGCAATGCCGAAGACCTCAAAGAAGAACTTAAAGAGCACAATGAGATGTCCGGCCCGGTATTCAAGATCAAGGATGATCCTCGGATTACCCGGGTCGGACGGATTCTTCGTAAATACTCGATTGACGAATTCCCGCAGTTTTTCAACGTTCTCAAGGGCGACATGTCGCTGGTCGGCCCGCGCCCGCCGCTGCCTAAGGAAGTGGCCGAGTACGAGCCCTGGCAGCATCGCAAGCTCTCGGTGCGTCCCGGTGTGACCTGTCTCTGGCAGATCAACGGCCGTAACAAGATCGACTTCGAGGACTGGATGAAACTCGATCTGGAATATATCGATAATTGGTCGCTCTGGCAGGATGCCAAGATTCTGGCTCGAACGGTACCGGCGGTGCTTAAAACCGATGGTGCTTCATAG
- a CDS encoding restriction endonuclease subunit S, with protein MNQKWQQCEWGDIATLEYGKSLRDYRAQQGRYRVYGTNGPIGWHDKALCTHPGIVVGRKGAYRGIHYSPEPFFVIDTAFYLEPKQAFDLRWAYYCLLTYDINNMDSGSAIPSTSRESFYQLPVLLPSLPEQKAIAAVLSSLDDKIELLRRQNETLEKIAQAIFKEWFVEFNFPDKNGKPYKASGGKMTDSELGRIPAGWRVGPIGDSVKCVGGSTPSTKNPDFWNGGAIPFLTPKDLSQLSVPVVMGAERCVNELGASQISSGVLPADTIVMSSRAPIGYLAVATIPLVINQGIIGMICNGAFPQSYVYGWVQQNMRRIKASAGGSTFDEINKSSFRALNAVVPDTHVLLEHATITKPLTLKLATNARQTAILAKLRDSLLPKLMSGEIRVGVA; from the coding sequence ATGAATCAAAAATGGCAACAATGTGAATGGGGAGATATTGCCACACTCGAGTATGGTAAGTCACTTCGTGACTATCGTGCTCAGCAGGGCAGGTATCGTGTTTACGGAACGAATGGTCCGATCGGTTGGCATGATAAAGCGCTTTGCACTCACCCCGGCATTGTTGTCGGTCGCAAAGGTGCCTATCGCGGGATCCACTACTCCCCCGAGCCGTTCTTTGTCATAGATACGGCATTCTATCTTGAACCTAAGCAAGCATTCGACTTGCGCTGGGCGTATTACTGTCTGCTTACGTATGACATCAACAATATGGATAGCGGATCAGCTATTCCGTCCACGAGTCGGGAATCCTTCTATCAGTTGCCAGTTCTATTACCTTCGCTTCCGGAGCAGAAGGCGATTGCGGCGGTGCTGTCGTCGCTGGACGACAAGATCGAGTTGCTCCGCAGGCAGAACGAAACCCTTGAGAAGATCGCCCAGGCCATCTTCAAAGAGTGGTTTGTCGAGTTTAACTTCCCGGACAAGAACGGCAAGCCCTACAAGGCCAGCGGCGGCAAGATGACCGACTCCGAACTTGGACGAATCCCGGCTGGCTGGCGAGTGGGACCGATAGGCGATTCCGTTAAGTGTGTCGGCGGCTCCACCCCGAGTACCAAGAATCCCGATTTCTGGAATGGTGGGGCTATTCCGTTCTTGACTCCGAAGGACCTATCGCAGTTATCGGTCCCAGTTGTTATGGGCGCTGAGAGGTGTGTAAATGAATTGGGTGCAAGTCAAATTAGTTCGGGAGTATTGCCTGCGGATACTATTGTGATGTCATCCAGGGCACCAATCGGATATCTGGCCGTTGCTACCATTCCATTAGTAATAAATCAAGGGATCATAGGAATGATCTGCAATGGAGCGTTTCCGCAATCATACGTCTATGGTTGGGTACAACAGAATATGAGGCGCATCAAAGCCAGTGCAGGTGGCAGTACATTTGATGAGATCAACAAGTCCAGTTTCCGGGCACTAAACGCGGTCGTGCCCGATACACACGTCTTATTGGAACACGCTACCATAACAAAGCCGCTTACGTTGAAGCTGGCTACGAATGCCAGGCAAACCGCAATCCTTGCCAAGCTGCGCGATTCACTGCTTCCGAAACTGATGAGCGGGGAAATAAGAGTTGGGGTGGCATAA
- a CDS encoding type I restriction endonuclease subunit R produces the protein MTSKISEDAVEQLAIELLEEQGYSYLSPEEWETERGDSSVVILRQRLKASIDRLNPAVPDEAREQALKMVANLPTQNLVENNEAFHAMLTNGVDVEYLAESGVKGDKVWLVDFADPADNDLVVCNQFTVMQGTAHKRPDVVLMVNGLPLVVIELKNPADENATVKKAFRQLQNYKDAIGNLFHYNGILVASDGLDAKAGSLTADWSRFMTWKTSDGSQEDAKTVPQLETIIKGMLRPDVLLDLIKQFTVFEKTKREDPKSGLTVIETAKKIAAYHQYYAVKKAVASTKTAASDSGSRKGGVVWHTQGSGKSLSMVFYSGLVVLELDNPTVVVITDRNDLDDQLFDTFAGCKQLLRQDPVQAENREHLKKLLKVAGGGIVFTTIQKFSPEGDSEQFDQLSDRKNIVVIADEAHRSQYGFGAKTVVRGDDAYTTYGFAKYLRDAIPNATFIGFTGTPIEKEDKSTPAVFGEYVDVYDIAQAVRDGATVRIYYESRLAKIHLKEQEKEQLDAEVEAITENEESTAKEKAKAKWTQLEAIVGHPDRLKTVAKDIIKHFEDRQQVFEGKAMIVAMSRRIAVALYEEIVALRPDWHDGDKRKGAVKVIMTSNSSDSASWQPHHTTKEDRKAISERFKDPEDGLKLVIVRDMWLTGFDVPCLHTMYVDKPMRGHNLMQAIARVNRVFKDKPGGLIVDYIGIASELKQAIATYTESGGQGAPTLDIDEAIATMLEKYEIVCQLFNGFDFKRYHSADTKQKMTIILEAQEHILGLPDGKDRFIRQVLLLSKAFALSVPHEKAMAIKDDVGFFQTVKARLTKFERTGRGKSDEEIDTAIRQIVDRAVVSEGVIDVFDAAGIKRPDIAILSDEFLEEIKGMKRRNLAFELLKKILADEIRIRSKRNMLQGKKLSEMLENAIRKYQNNLLSAAQVIEELIELAKHIKAEDERGNKLNLTEDEIAFYDALANNQSARDVLGDETLRELARILVEKVRSNASIDWTIKESVQAKLRTIVKRTLRKFGYPPDQQLLATENILKQAELFAGDWAA, from the coding sequence ATGACAAGTAAGATATCAGAAGACGCGGTCGAACAACTCGCAATAGAACTCCTCGAAGAGCAGGGGTATTCCTACCTGTCCCCTGAAGAGTGGGAAACCGAGCGAGGCGATTCATCCGTTGTGATACTTCGGCAAAGACTAAAGGCGTCCATCGACCGGCTGAATCCGGCGGTACCCGACGAGGCACGCGAGCAAGCTCTGAAGATGGTTGCTAATCTGCCCACGCAGAACCTCGTCGAGAACAACGAGGCGTTCCACGCCATGCTCACAAATGGCGTCGATGTCGAATATCTCGCCGAGAGCGGCGTCAAAGGTGATAAGGTGTGGCTGGTGGATTTCGCCGATCCGGCGGACAACGACTTGGTCGTCTGTAATCAGTTTACGGTTATGCAGGGCACGGCCCACAAGAGACCGGACGTGGTCCTGATGGTAAACGGCCTGCCGCTGGTTGTGATCGAACTCAAGAACCCAGCCGATGAGAACGCCACCGTCAAGAAAGCTTTCAGACAGCTTCAGAACTACAAGGATGCCATCGGTAATCTGTTTCATTACAACGGCATTCTGGTGGCGTCTGACGGACTGGACGCTAAGGCCGGTTCCCTGACGGCGGATTGGTCGCGCTTCATGACATGGAAGACATCGGATGGTAGCCAGGAAGACGCGAAAACGGTCCCACAGTTGGAGACCATTATCAAGGGGATGCTTCGCCCGGACGTCCTGCTCGATCTTATCAAGCAATTTACCGTATTCGAGAAGACCAAGCGCGAGGATCCCAAGTCCGGCTTGACCGTGATTGAAACCGCCAAGAAGATCGCCGCCTATCACCAGTACTATGCGGTGAAGAAGGCGGTTGCCTCGACTAAAACAGCGGCGAGTGACTCCGGCAGTAGAAAGGGTGGCGTTGTTTGGCACACTCAGGGTAGCGGCAAGTCGCTTTCGATGGTTTTCTATTCCGGCCTCGTAGTCCTCGAATTGGACAACCCAACGGTCGTGGTTATCACCGACCGAAACGACCTTGACGACCAACTTTTCGACACTTTTGCCGGATGTAAACAGTTACTCCGCCAGGACCCCGTACAGGCCGAAAATCGCGAGCACCTGAAGAAGCTGCTGAAGGTCGCTGGAGGAGGCATCGTCTTTACGACTATCCAGAAATTCTCTCCCGAGGGCGACTCGGAGCAGTTCGACCAGTTATCCGACCGTAAGAACATCGTAGTGATAGCCGACGAAGCCCACCGGAGTCAGTACGGTTTCGGGGCGAAGACCGTAGTACGCGGAGACGACGCCTACACGACCTACGGTTTTGCGAAGTATCTCAGGGACGCTATACCAAACGCGACGTTTATCGGCTTCACCGGTACGCCCATCGAGAAGGAAGACAAGTCCACTCCAGCCGTTTTCGGCGAGTACGTGGACGTGTACGATATTGCCCAGGCGGTCAGGGATGGCGCGACTGTCCGGATTTATTATGAATCCCGCTTGGCCAAAATCCATTTGAAAGAGCAAGAGAAAGAACAGCTTGATGCCGAGGTCGAGGCCATCACTGAAAACGAGGAATCGACCGCCAAGGAAAAAGCTAAGGCCAAGTGGACTCAGCTTGAGGCAATTGTCGGTCACCCCGACCGGTTAAAGACGGTCGCCAAGGACATCATCAAGCACTTCGAAGATCGTCAGCAGGTATTCGAGGGCAAGGCGATGATCGTCGCAATGAGTCGAAGGATTGCGGTCGCCCTGTACGAAGAAATCGTGGCTTTGCGCCCCGACTGGCACGACGGCGATAAGCGCAAGGGTGCGGTGAAGGTGATAATGACCTCGAATTCGAGCGACTCCGCCTCTTGGCAGCCTCACCACACGACCAAGGAAGACCGCAAAGCGATTTCCGAGCGGTTCAAGGACCCGGAAGACGGACTGAAGCTGGTCATAGTCCGGGATATGTGGCTAACCGGATTCGACGTGCCCTGTTTGCACACGATGTACGTCGATAAACCAATGCGCGGCCATAATCTGATGCAGGCTATCGCTCGCGTCAATAGGGTATTCAAGGATAAGCCGGGCGGGTTGATCGTCGACTATATCGGCATCGCATCGGAACTCAAGCAAGCTATCGCAACCTATACTGAGAGCGGCGGCCAGGGTGCGCCAACGCTGGACATCGACGAAGCTATAGCGACGATGCTTGAGAAATACGAAATCGTCTGTCAGTTGTTCAACGGTTTCGATTTCAAGCGGTACCATTCTGCTGATACCAAGCAGAAGATGACTATTATTCTTGAAGCTCAGGAGCATATTCTCGGACTGCCGGACGGCAAAGACAGGTTTATCCGACAGGTTTTGCTGTTATCCAAGGCGTTTGCGCTTTCGGTCCCGCATGAAAAGGCAATGGCAATCAAGGACGATGTTGGATTCTTCCAAACGGTCAAAGCACGCCTCACGAAATTCGAGCGAACAGGCCGCGGCAAGTCGGATGAGGAAATCGACACGGCTATTCGGCAGATTGTAGATAGAGCGGTCGTTTCGGAAGGTGTGATCGATGTATTCGACGCCGCCGGTATCAAGCGGCCGGATATCGCGATCCTATCCGATGAATTCCTTGAAGAGATCAAGGGAATGAAACGCCGTAACTTGGCGTTTGAGCTACTCAAGAAGATACTTGCGGACGAAATCAGGATTCGCTCGAAGCGGAACATGCTTCAAGGGAAGAAGCTGTCTGAGATGCTCGAAAATGCGATCCGGAAGTATCAGAATAACCTCTTGTCCGCCGCGCAGGTAATCGAGGAACTGATCGAACTGGCGAAACACATTAAAGCTGAAGACGAGCGCGGGAACAAACTGAATCTGACGGAAGACGAGATCGCTTTTTACGACGCACTGGCCAATAACCAGAGCGCACGGGATGTATTGGGTGATGAGACGCTAAGAGAACTGGCCCGTATTCTTGTCGAGAAGGTGCGGAGTAACGCTTCAATCGACTGGACTATCAAGGAGAGCGTTCAGGCGAAACTTCGAACTATAGTAAAGAGAACACTAAGAAAGTTTGGCTACCCACCAGACCAACAGCTCTTGGCCACAGAGAATATCCTGAAACAGGCAGAGTTGTTCGCTGGGGATTGGGCGGCTTAG
- a CDS encoding class I SAM-dependent DNA methyltransferase yields MPRVKKEKKNNNERFEKTLFKAADKLRKNMDAAEYKHIVLGLIFLKYISDSFEALHAKLETEEARNEGADPEAKDEYTGENVFWVPQIARWSYLHSRAKQPTIGKDVDNAMEALEKENPTLKGVLPKVFARPNLDKASLGGLIDLIGNIALGDEASKSKDLLGRVYEYFLGEFASLEGKKGGQFYTPKSIVQTMVEMIAPYKGRVYDPCCGSGGMFVMSEKFVKEHRGKIDDISVYGQESNQTTYHLCRMNLAIRGIDGSQVKWNNEGSFLRDAHPDLKADFILANPPFNDSDWSGELLRKDARWKYGVPPTSNANYAWMQHMVYHLSPKGIMGLVLANGSLSSNTSSEGDMRKNIVEADLVDCIVALPKQLFYNTGIPACLWFLSRKKAGNGDRKRQGEMLFIDAGDVGHMIDRTHRVFTDEDIARIAGTYHEWRNKSGKYEDVKGFCKSATLDEVQKHKYVLTPGRYVGVPDGVDDGVPFDEKMKKLTGELTAQLEEEQRLNAEMKKQLKKVGYDLR; encoded by the coding sequence ATGCCACGAGTAAAGAAAGAGAAAAAGAACAACAACGAGCGGTTCGAGAAGACGCTCTTCAAGGCGGCCGACAAACTCCGTAAGAACATGGACGCCGCCGAGTACAAGCATATCGTCCTTGGGCTGATCTTTCTGAAGTACATCAGCGACTCGTTCGAGGCCCTGCACGCCAAACTCGAAACGGAAGAAGCCAGGAATGAAGGGGCCGATCCGGAAGCTAAAGACGAATACACGGGTGAAAACGTCTTCTGGGTACCACAGATCGCCCGGTGGTCGTACCTCCACTCCCGCGCTAAACAACCCACTATTGGCAAGGATGTCGACAATGCGATGGAGGCCCTCGAAAAGGAGAATCCCACACTCAAGGGAGTTCTACCGAAGGTTTTTGCCCGTCCCAATCTAGATAAGGCTTCGCTTGGCGGGCTGATCGACCTGATCGGTAATATCGCATTGGGTGACGAGGCCTCGAAGAGCAAAGACCTGTTGGGGCGCGTGTATGAGTATTTCCTCGGCGAGTTTGCCTCCCTCGAAGGCAAGAAGGGCGGCCAGTTCTATACCCCGAAGTCGATAGTCCAGACGATGGTCGAGATGATTGCGCCGTACAAGGGCCGTGTCTATGATCCCTGTTGCGGTTCCGGCGGCATGTTCGTCATGAGCGAGAAATTTGTCAAAGAGCATCGGGGCAAGATCGACGATATCTCAGTTTACGGTCAAGAAAGCAACCAGACGACCTACCACCTGTGCCGGATGAATCTGGCCATTCGTGGTATCGACGGCTCGCAGGTTAAATGGAATAACGAAGGATCATTCCTCAGAGATGCCCATCCGGACTTGAAAGCAGATTTTATTCTGGCTAATCCACCGTTCAACGACAGCGACTGGAGCGGCGAACTGCTTCGCAAGGACGCTCGCTGGAAGTACGGCGTCCCTCCGACCAGCAACGCTAACTACGCCTGGATGCAACACATGGTCTACCACTTGTCGCCGAAGGGGATCATGGGGTTGGTACTGGCTAACGGGTCGCTTTCGTCCAACACCTCGAGCGAGGGTGATATGAGGAAGAACATTGTCGAGGCCGACCTGGTTGATTGCATCGTGGCTCTCCCAAAACAATTGTTTTACAACACCGGCATACCGGCCTGCCTGTGGTTTCTGTCCCGCAAGAAGGCGGGCAACGGAGACCGCAAGCGTCAGGGCGAGATGTTGTTCATTGACGCCGGGGATGTTGGGCACATGATCGACCGCACCCACCGTGTCTTTACCGATGAAGATATCGCCCGCATTGCCGGCACTTACCATGAGTGGCGCAATAAAAGCGGCAAGTACGAAGACGTAAAGGGTTTCTGCAAGTCGGCCACGCTGGATGAGGTCCAGAAGCACAAGTACGTGCTGACTCCGGGCCGTTATGTCGGTGTCCCAGATGGTGTCGATGACGGCGTGCCTTTCGATGAGAAGATGAAGAAGCTGACCGGCGAATTGACGGCCCAACTGGAAGAAGAACAGCGGCTGAATGCGGAGATGAAGAAACAGCTCAAGAAAGTTGGATATGATTTACGATAA
- a CDS encoding DUF4846 domain-containing protein yields MGLRCFTVIVFYLFMAASVVACKYQWLDNYDSTQTIASEIKPPEGFVRSEVEPNSFAAWLRGLPLRKKGTLVRMYNGLPKYNPRVAHRVIDMNIGDKDLLQCADAAIRLRAEYLYQQGEFDRIHFNFTSGDTASFRRWINGYRPKINGNEVTWSKTAAIDSSYDSFQKYLTTVYSYAGSYSLSRELKRVSDQNQIQPGDMFIEGGFPGHVVIVVDVAQPIDTADHGRLFLLVQGFTPAQDLHVLRNGEDDNLSPWYSTDYGSVLKTPEWEFPGTASYRFR; encoded by the coding sequence ATGGGCTTACGCTGTTTCACAGTTATCGTGTTTTACTTGTTCATGGCTGCCTCCGTCGTAGCATGCAAATACCAATGGCTCGATAATTACGACAGCACACAGACCATTGCCTCAGAGATCAAACCACCGGAAGGATTCGTTCGCTCCGAGGTCGAGCCGAATAGCTTTGCCGCCTGGCTACGCGGGCTGCCGTTACGAAAGAAGGGAACCCTTGTCCGGATGTACAATGGCCTGCCCAAGTATAATCCCCGGGTAGCACACCGTGTGATCGACATGAATATCGGCGATAAGGACCTGTTGCAATGCGCCGATGCCGCGATCCGCCTGCGGGCCGAGTATCTTTATCAACAAGGTGAGTTCGACCGCATCCATTTTAATTTCACTTCCGGCGATACGGCATCCTTTCGCCGTTGGATCAACGGTTACCGACCGAAGATAAACGGCAACGAAGTGACCTGGTCAAAAACCGCCGCTATCGATTCCTCATACGATTCATTTCAGAAATACCTGACCACGGTATACAGCTATGCCGGATCATACTCATTGAGCCGGGAACTGAAGCGCGTGTCCGACCAAAACCAAATCCAGCCCGGAGATATGTTTATCGAGGGAGGATTCCCGGGGCACGTGGTGATCGTAGTAGATGTAGCGCAACCTATCGACACCGCCGATCACGGTCGACTATTCCTGCTCGTGCAGGGATTCACTCCCGCACAAGACCTGCACGTCCTCAGGAACGGTGAGGACGATAACCTGTCCCCCTGGTATTCTACTGATTATGGTTCGGTGTTAAAGACACCGGAATGGGAATTCCCCGGCACGGCCTCGTATCGCTTCCGTTGA
- a CDS encoding aminotransferase class I/II-fold pyridoxal phosphate-dependent enzyme yields MISLNAFDHVHSSDLTAIVARSVMARKSMVMPYADFTDMVCELLMLFASPEAHLVAAGPIPSQTAQAADRAGMELIEQSGHSPFVGEAATVIAGLQSKHDIIYVGNPNRITGANFSLSDIEELTAAVPNGLLILDEYYYDYFGITGYPLVDMSRNVVILRSFTAAYPRRNTEAGYIITSPNLLGEIQQSFESRGLSQAERRFIVDSMINHEATAGRLYQLHQESLRLSTRFARIGVQCRICASDFLLMRVADPTAVLETLAPLKLPLQSLAVYPRLRKYLRYEVQEQATNDSLLQAVANLPENILLAEGIDCQKARMNRPGEGLPVPEPPDEEDE; encoded by the coding sequence ATGATCAGTCTCAATGCCTTTGACCACGTGCACTCGAGCGACCTGACGGCGATTGTCGCCCGCTCGGTGATGGCGCGGAAGTCGATGGTCATGCCTTATGCTGATTTCACCGACATGGTTTGTGAGTTACTGATGCTGTTCGCCTCTCCCGAGGCGCATCTGGTTGCAGCCGGACCGATTCCGTCTCAGACAGCCCAGGCCGCCGACCGAGCCGGGATGGAACTGATCGAACAGTCCGGTCATTCACCGTTTGTCGGGGAAGCCGCCACCGTTATCGCCGGTCTGCAAAGCAAACACGATATTATTTATGTGGGCAATCCGAATCGCATTACCGGGGCGAATTTCTCTCTCAGCGATATCGAGGAACTGACGGCAGCGGTACCCAACGGTCTGCTGATCCTGGACGAATACTACTACGATTATTTCGGTATCACCGGCTATCCGCTGGTCGACATGTCGCGCAACGTGGTGATTCTTCGTTCTTTCACGGCGGCTTATCCGCGCCGCAACACCGAGGCGGGATATATCATCACCTCGCCGAATCTGCTCGGAGAAATCCAGCAATCTTTCGAGAGTCGCGGTTTGTCTCAAGCGGAGCGGCGGTTCATTGTCGACAGCATGATCAACCACGAAGCCACCGCCGGGAGGTTGTACCAGCTTCACCAGGAGTCGTTGCGGTTGTCGACCCGATTCGCCCGGATAGGAGTCCAGTGTCGAATTTGTGCTTCGGATTTCCTGCTTATGCGGGTGGCCGATCCGACCGCCGTTCTCGAAACTCTGGCGCCGTTGAAATTGCCGTTGCAAAGCCTGGCGGTTTATCCCCGGTTAAGGAAATATCTCCGCTATGAGGTTCAGGAGCAGGCGACCAACGATTCTCTGCTTCAGGCCGTCGCGAATCTCCCGGAAAATATTCTCCTGGCCGAAGGGATCGACTGTCAAAAGGCCAGGATGAATCGGCCGGGAGAAGGCTTACCCGTGCCCGAGCCGCCTGACGAAGAGGACGAATAA
- a CDS encoding DUF4263 domain-containing protein — protein MAKSTLIKVKVTNAKSFGKLGDIEVYLTPELKKELSKTKSKRSGDTLLSLFERGMALRGFKHLYEKIREKDRVIKIVFTHDDQSSKTTKQITISYKKYREATSSRFFAIYRETGLDGASFFLNQNFPKDYQYDKARVSDKDLRKIGKQLPEVLKELSQKEKNKKAIIQETQNVIKDLKTKETVLKKDVAQLEQLQRQSNIFVFQQKLKECMDRMGRKYKETAGKNSWQSWIYANNWMFGVNYQSAIEKQKINITGSMPDYLFPTIDGFLDILEIKLPSHSVIEDDASHPGSYRWSTEANKAIGQVVNYLNDIELYQLQLKEEIKDKYGLELHIIKPRAYILIGNKSNWKSQKLKALRKLNYSLHGIEVLTYTDLMQRGSEIVAIYNRDLSEDE, from the coding sequence ATGGCTAAATCCACACTGATCAAAGTAAAAGTCACAAATGCTAAATCCTTCGGCAAGCTAGGTGATATTGAAGTTTATCTGACACCCGAACTTAAGAAGGAACTAAGCAAGACCAAGTCAAAGCGAAGCGGTGACACGCTGCTCTCTTTGTTTGAGCGTGGTATGGCATTAAGGGGGTTCAAGCATCTATATGAGAAGATCAGAGAAAAAGACAGAGTCATCAAGATCGTTTTTACTCATGATGACCAAAGCAGTAAGACGACAAAGCAGATTACTATAAGTTATAAGAAATACAGGGAAGCCACTAGTTCTCGGTTTTTCGCAATTTACCGAGAGACAGGATTGGACGGTGCAAGTTTCTTCCTGAATCAGAACTTCCCAAAGGATTACCAATATGATAAAGCCAGAGTTTCTGATAAGGATTTAAGAAAGATAGGAAAGCAATTACCGGAGGTATTGAAAGAACTATCCCAAAAGGAAAAGAACAAGAAAGCAATAATCCAAGAGACCCAGAATGTCATCAAGGACTTAAAGACCAAGGAGACCGTGCTCAAGAAAGATGTAGCCCAGCTTGAGCAGCTGCAAAGGCAGTCGAATATCTTTGTATTTCAGCAGAAACTGAAGGAATGCATGGACAGAATGGGCAGGAAATACAAAGAGACGGCCGGGAAGAATTCATGGCAGAGTTGGATATATGCGAACAACTGGATGTTCGGTGTCAATTACCAATCAGCCATCGAGAAGCAGAAGATTAACATTACCGGCAGCATGCCGGACTATTTGTTCCCTACCATCGATGGCTTTCTTGACATACTTGAGATAAAGCTCCCTTCGCATAGCGTAATCGAAGATGACGCATCTCACCCCGGTTCGTATCGATGGTCTACGGAAGCCAACAAAGCAATTGGCCAAGTCGTAAACTACCTCAACGATATTGAGTTGTATCAGCTACAGCTGAAGGAAGAGATCAAAGACAAGTATGGTCTTGAACTGCACATTATCAAGCCGAGGGCTTACATTCTGATTGGAAACAAGAGCAACTGGAAGTCACAAAAGCTGAAAGCTCTGCGGAAACTTAACTACTCGCTACACGGTATTGAGGTGCTGACCTATACGGATTTGATGCAACGTGGTAGCGAGATTGTGGCAATCTATAACAGAGATTTATCTGAAGACGAATGA